From the genome of Papaver somniferum cultivar HN1 chromosome 2, ASM357369v1, whole genome shotgun sequence, one region includes:
- the LOC113348363 gene encoding uncharacterized protein LOC113348363, whose protein sequence is MAVSTASIISSPTQRLFSRRSYSTCNSSPSVSNPFGTLPLRGYCLEKKGDALKITTKVSAAAVATPTEEETKEYQLPTWADFDLGRAPVFWKTMNGLPPTSGEKLTIFYNPIAKSLAPNKEFGVAFNGGFNQPIMCGGEPRSMLKKTRGKADPPFYTIKIVVPKHAVSLIFSFTNGSEWDGPYKIQFESPKAWRNKPLAFFNEGLAEELSRDGACERAIFPDSDIVPTRCRMIGNLNVEGGDRCELNFVTGCTDPSSPEYNPEANVDDGSCPPYSDSESEE, encoded by the exons ATGGCTGTTTCAACTGCTTCAATTATCTCTTCCCCAACGCAGCGTCTCTTCAGTCGCCGTTCTTACTCAACTTGCAACTCTAGCCCATCGGTTTCGAATCCTTTTG GCACTCTTCCATTGAGAGGGTACTGTTTGGAAAAGAAAGGAGATGCACTCAAGATAACCACCAAAGTCAGCGCCGCTGCTGTTGCAACCCCAACTGAAGAGGAAACTAAAGA GTATCAATTACCGACATGGGCGGACTTCGATCTAGGAAGAGCTCCTGTCTTCTGGAAGACCATGAATGGGCTTCCTCCTACTTCT GGTGAGAAGCTAACAATCTTCTACAATCCCATCGCAAAAAGTTTGGCTCCAAATAAAGAGTTCGGGGTTGCATTTAATG GAGGTTTTAATCAGCCGATTATGTGTGGTGGTGAACCGAGGTCTATGCTCAAGAAGACTCGCGGCAAAGCTGATCCTCCATTCTACACCATCAAGATTGTTGTTCCTAAACATG CTGTAAGCTTGATCTTCTCATTCACGAATGGAAGTGAATGGGATGGACCGTACAAAATTCAGTTTGAAAGTCCTAAAGCATGGAGAAACAAGCCTCTGGCCTTCTTTAATGAG GGGTTGGCTGAAGAATTGAGCCGAGATGGTGCTTGTGAAAGAGCAATTTTCCCGGATTCCGATATTGTTCCTACTCGTTGTCGCATGATTGGTAACTTAAACGTAGAAGGG GGTGACCGCTGCGAGCTGAACTTTGTAACAGGATGCACAGATCCAAGTTCACCGGAATATAACCCGGAAGCAAATGTGGATGATGGGTCCTGTCCGCCATATTCGGACTCAGAGTCAGAGGAATAG
- the LOC113348365 gene encoding uncharacterized methyltransferase At2g41040, chloroplastic-like, translating into MASASLHRINSFNYIGFPTYPSSSISTSTSLLVFPKKSPSKICATSSTIPLQTDLSIRKESASRNDSFSCPICFEPLTRKGPPGLNLPAIYRSAFKCQKCNKSYSSKDIYLDLTITYGSKNYTESYPTRTELFRNPLVSFLYERGWRQNFSQSGFPGPDEEFKMAQEYFKPAEGGLLVDVSCGSGLFSRKFVKSGTYSGVIGLDFSENMLRQCYDLLIKDETILNPNLALVRADVSRLPFSSGSVDAVHAGAALHCWPSPSNAVAEISRILRSGGVFVGTTFLNFSFGNSASSQILKPFRQSLGLTNSTYNNFTEEEIEDLCTSCGLVNYTCKVQQSFIMFSGQKP; encoded by the exons ATGGCTTCCGCTTCACTACACCGTATAAACTCATTCAATTATATAGGTTTTCCAACATACCCttcctcttctatttccacctccacTTCTCTATTAGTGTTCCCCAAAAAGTCCCCCTCCAAAATCTGTGCAACTTCTTCAACAATTCCTCTGCAAACG GATTTAAGTATCCGAAAAGAGAGTGCGTCTAGAAATGATTCTTTCTCATGCCCAATTTGTTTTGAGCCTCTAACAAGGAAGGGACCTCCGGGTTTAAACTT GCCAGCAATATATAGATCGGCTTTCAAGTGTCAGAAATGCAACAAGTCATATTCCAGCAAAGATATCTACCTGGATCTCACCATTACATATGGAAGCAAAAACTACACTGAGTCATATCCAACTAGGACAGAGCTATTTAG GAACccacttgtttcattcttgtacGAAAGAGGGTGGCGTCAAAATTTTAGCCAGAGTGGTTTTCCCGGGCCTGATGAAGAG TTCAAAATGGCTCAGGAGTACTTCAAGCCTGCAGAAGGTGGACTCCTTGTGGATGTCAGCTGTGGGAGTGGATTATTTTCGAGAAAATTTGTGAAGTCTGGGACCTATTCTGGGGTTATTGGTTTGGATTTTTCTGAGAACATGCTTCGCCAATGTTATGATTTACTAATAAAAGATGAGACGATATTAAACCC CAATCTTGCACTTGTTAGGGCTGATGTCTCGAGGCTCCCCTTCTCGTCAGGTTCAGTTGATGCTGTCCATGCTGGGGCAGCGTTGCACTGCTGGCCATCTCCTTCCAATGCA GTTGCTGAAATAAGTCGTATCTTGCGAAGCGGTGGAGTCTTTGTAGGAACCacatttttgaatttttcttttggcAACTCGGCTTCTTCTCAGATATTGAAACCCTTCAGACAG AGTTTGGGGCTGACAAATAGCACATATAACAATTTTACGGAGGAAGAGATAGAGGACTTGTGCACATCTTGTGGCCTTGTTAACTATACCTGTAAAGTACAGCAATCCTTCATCATGTTCTCTGGGCAGAAGCCTTGA
- the LOC113348362 gene encoding palmitoyl-monogalactosyldiacylglycerol delta-7 desaturase, chloroplastic-like, with protein sequence MALTSVTPSSRFFPSSHQTQLLKKSVSKFIHNGNSRTNVRKNIDRTHLFFLSDAHNPLKLRQKRRPVTVVFAVSPAEENVGRILSSDVEVKKRSVYFARKWNSADIATAVVVLSMHICCLFAPFVFSWNAFWVAISLYVITGLFGITLSFHRNLSHRSFKLPKFLEYLFAYCGAQAMQGNPIDWVSTHRYHHQFCDSDKDPHSPIEGFWFSHMSWLFDTNSIFEKCGERNNVGDLEKQPFYRFLQKTYVVHPIILAVILYWLGGFPFIVWGMGVRIVWVYHITWLVNSACHVWGNQDWNTNDLSRNNWWVALLAFGEGWHNNHHAFEFSARHGLKWWQLDMTWYIVRLLQVAKLATDVKLPSALQMQRMSFDDETITIP encoded by the exons ATGGCTTTGACATCAGTAACACCCAGTTCCAGATTCTTTCCATCTTCTCATCAAACACAACTACTCAAAAAATCAGTATCTAAGTTCATCCATAATGGTAATAGTAGGACTAATGTGAGGAAAAATATCGACAGAACTCACCTATTCTTCCTCTCAGATGCACACAACCCTTTAAAACTCCGGCAAAAGAGACGGCCGGTGACCGTTGTTTTTGCAGTGTCACCGGCAGAGGAAAATGTTGGCAGAATTTTGTCATCAGATGTGGAAGTGAAAAAGAGGAGTGTTTATTTTGCGAGAAAATGGAATTCAGCTGATATAGCAACTGCTGTTGTTGTGCTTTCAATGCATATATGCTGCCTTTTCGCGCCTTTTGTATTcagttggaatgcattttggGTTGCTATTTCGCTTTATGTGATCACTGGACTGTTTGGAATCACTCTTTCGTTTCATCGAAACCTTTCTCATAGAAGCTTTAAACTTCCTAAATTTCTTGAATATTTGTTTGCTTATTGTGGTGCTCAAGCAATGCAA GGAAATCCAATTGATTGGGTCAGTACTCATAGGTATCATCACCAATTTTGTGATTCAGATAAGGACCCCCATAGCCCAATTGAGGGTTTTTGGTTTAGCCATATGAGTTGGCTCTTTGACACTAATTCTATCTTTGAAAag TGTGGAGAACGAAATAACGTAGGAGATCTAGAGAAGCAACCCTTCTATAGATTTCTTCAAAAAACTTATGTTGTTCATCCAATTATACTTGCGGTGATCTTATATTGGTTAGGAGGATTTCCATTCATTGTCTGGGGCATG GGTGTGAGGATTGTGTGGGTGTATCATATAACTTGGCTAGTGAATTCAGCTTGTCATGTGTGGGGAAATCAGGATTGGAATACCAACGACTTGTCCAGGAACAATTG GTGGGTGGCTTTGCTTGCATTTGGAGAAGGGTGGCACAACAATCACCATGCCTTCGAATTTTCAGCACGGCATGGACTAAAATGGTGGCAACTCGACATGACCTGGTATATTGTAAGGCTGCTTCAAGTTGCTAAATTGGCTACAGATGTGAAGTTACCATCTGCATTACAGATGCAAAGGATGTCTTTCGACGACGAGACCATTACGATTCCATAG
- the LOC113348364 gene encoding uncharacterized protein LOC113348364, with translation MAELRDIREGLTLVHKLQKFREGNEAADILAKKAASEECATGVLTTGAPENHSFGPAGEPRGSVFGTPGALKLVWSCHRETVYDVGPVPHIWSKIKFSLVGGWTVIRLLAKLRNKLRDSQLIKYHYRALECQSG, from the exons ATGGCAGAACTCCGAGACATACGTGAGGGTTTAACCCTTGTGCACAAGTTACAGAAGTTTAGGGAAGGTAATGAAGCTGCCGATATCCTTGCAAAGAAGGCAGCTAGTGAAG AATGCGCGACTGGAGTTTTGACAACTGGTGCTCCAGAGAATCACTC GTTTGGACCGGCTGGAGAGCCCAGAGGTTCAGTATTTGGAACCCCTGGAGCATTAAAGCTTGTCTGGTCTTGCCACAGAGAAACCGTATATGATGTTGGCCCCGTGCCTCATATCTGGAGCAAAATTAAGTTCAGCCTAGTAGGTGGATGGACTGTTATCAGGCTTCTGGCGAAGCTTAGAAATAAACTAAGAGATAGTCAACTTATTAAATATCACTACAGAGCATTAGAGTGTCAGTCCGGTTGA